GAACGGGCTTTCGATGCCGACCGGACATTTCTCGATCGATGCGCTGGAGAATGATTTCGACGGGGTACGCAAAACAGCCGACGCACTCGGCATCACGCTCGTCATCTGTCCCTATCTGCTGGCCGAGCAGCGGCCGGCCGACGCTGCCGGCTGGCGCGGCTTTGGCGAGCGTCTGGCCAAGGTCGGCGAGACCGCAAAAAAAGCCGGCTACGGCTTTGCCTGGCACAACCATGATTTCGAGTTCAAGACACTCGCCGACGGCTCGGTGCCGCAGGATCACATCCTGTCGGCTGCGCCCGACATCGGCTGGGAGATGGACGTCGCCTGGGTAGTCCGCGGTGGCGTTGATCCGCTGCCGTGGATCGAAAAGCACGGCAAGCGCATCAGCGCCGTCCATGTCAAGGACATGGCCAAGTCAGGCGAAGGCCTTGACGAGGACGGCTGGGCGGATGTCGGCCACGGCACCATCGACTGGGCCGGCCTGATCAAGACACTTCGGGCGAAGAGCGCGGCCAAATATTACGTCATGGAACAGGACAACCCCAACGATATCGAGCGCTTCGCCAGCCGCTCGCTCGCATCCGTCAAGGCTTACTAGGAACAATCATCATGGCAAAGAAACTGGGTATCGGCGTCATCGGCTGCGGCAACATCTCGAAAGCGTATTTCTCGCTGGCGCCGCTGTTTCGCGGCATTGAGATGCGCGCCTGCGCCGACATCAACATGGACGCGGCCAAGGCACGGGCGAAGGAGTTCAAGCTGCGCGC
This region of Mesorhizobium sp. C432A genomic DNA includes:
- a CDS encoding sugar phosphate isomerase/epimerase, encoding MNWSFQLYSARNFQPWDGILKMLGKLGYKEVEGFGGVYDDPTAFRAELDKNGLSMPTGHFSIDALENDFDGVRKTADALGITLVICPYLLAEQRPADAAGWRGFGERLAKVGETAKKAGYGFAWHNHDFEFKTLADGSVPQDHILSAAPDIGWEMDVAWVVRGGVDPLPWIEKHGKRISAVHVKDMAKSGEGLDEDGWADVGHGTIDWAGLIKTLRAKSAAKYYVMEQDNPNDIERFASRSLASVKAY